One part of the Muntiacus reevesi chromosome 18, mMunRee1.1, whole genome shotgun sequence genome encodes these proteins:
- the LOC136149579 gene encoding cytochrome c oxidase subunit 5B, mitochondrial, translating into MASRLLRGAGALASQALRARGPNGVSVVRSMASGGGVPTDEEQATGLEREVMLAARKGQDPYNILAPKATSGTKEDPNLVPSITNKRIVGCICEEDNSTVIWFWLHKGEAQRCPSCGTHYKLVPHQLAH; encoded by the coding sequence ATGGCGTCAAGGTTACTCCGCGGAGCTGGAGCTTTGGCCTCCCAGGCCCTGAGGGCCCGGGGTCCAAATGGAGTCTCCGTGGTGCGCTCTATGGCGTCTGGAGGTGGTGTTCCTACTGATGAAGAGCAGGCGActgggctggagagggaggtcaTGCTGGCTGCACGCAAGGGACAGGACCCATACAATATACTTGCCCCAAAGGCAACCTCAGGTACCAAGGAAGACCCTAATTTAGTCCCCTCCATCACTAACAAGCGGATAGTGGGCTGTATCTGTGAAGAAGACAACAGTACTGTCATCTGGTTCTGGCTGCACAAAGGCGAGGCCCAGCGTTGCCCCAGCTGTGGAACCCATTACAAGCTGGTGCCACACCAGCTGGCCCACTGA